Proteins co-encoded in one Juglans regia cultivar Chandler chromosome 16, Walnut 2.0, whole genome shotgun sequence genomic window:
- the LOC109020736 gene encoding protein RER1B-like — protein sequence MEGVGGDSAASTPVNIFWQDVWRRYQYFLDKTTPHAVYRWIGTLVVALIYILRVYYVQGFYIISYGLGIYLLNLLIGFLSPLVDPEMEVSDGPMLPTKGSDEFKPFIRRLPEFKFWYSFTKALCIAFVMTFFAMFDVPVFWPILLCYWIVLFVLTMRRQIAHMIKHKYIPFNVGKQKYGKKPSASGGGSRGD from the exons ATGGAAGGAGTTGGGGGTGACAGTGCAGCATCAACACCTGTGAACATATTTTGGCAAGATGTGTGGAGGCGGTACCAGTATTTTCTGGATAAGACGACTCCACATGCAGTCTATAGATGGATTGGGACCCTCGTTGTAGCGTTGATCTACATTTTGCGAGTTTATTATGTTCAAGGGTTTTACATTATCTCATATGGTCTGGGGATTTATCTGCTGAATCTTTTGATTGGATTCTTGTCACCTTTGGTTGATCCAGAGATGGAAGTTTCAGATGGGCCTATGCTGCCGACAAAAGGTTCTGACGAATTTAAACCATTCATTCGCCGGCTTCCAGAGTTCAAGTTCTG GTACTCCTTCACCAAAGCTCTGTGCATTGCTTTTGTCATGACCTTCTTTGCTATGTTTGATGTTCCTGTCTTCTGGCCCATTTTACTTTGTTACTGGATTGTTCTGTTTGTCCTTACAATGAGGCGCCAAATTGCACACATgatcaaacacaaatatattccATTCAACGTAGGGAAGCAG AAATATGGCAAGAAACCTTCTGCAAGTGGCGGTGGCTCCCGTGGTGACTGA
- the LOC109014937 gene encoding syntaxin-112-like codes for MNDLMTKSFLSYVELKKQAMKDLDAEPDIEMGKLNPTDEQNLSLFFEEVAGIKADMEEITNLLLNLQDLNEETKSTHSAKVVRGLRDRINSDMVTILRKAKNIKARLETLDRSNIANRKVSAAYKEGSPVDRTRMSVTNGLRIKLKEMMNDFQSLRERIVKDHKEGLKRRYYAVTGEEPSEEDIQKMILGGGQVKVFEGKADLAMENKERDEALKDIQRSLTELHQVFLDMAVLVETQGEKINDIEENVVRGGVDIRGGTKGLFEAEQLKKSRRKWLYWMVGLVLALFLVCLLFIIIF; via the coding sequence ATGAATGACCTTATGACGAAGTCATTCCTGAGTTACGTGGAACTCAAGAAGCAGGCCATGAAAGACCTTGATGCAGAGCCGGACATCGAGATGGGAAAACTTAATCCAACTGATGAACAGAATCTCTCACTGTTTTTCGAAGAAGTGGCAGGAATCAAGGCTGATATGGAAGAAATCACCAATCTTCTTCTTAACCTTCAAGACCTGAATGAAGAGACCAAGTCCACTCACAGCGCTAAAGTTGTTCGAGGGCTAAGAGATAGGATAAACTCAGACATGGTCACCATTCTTCGGAAGGCGAAAAACATCAAAGCAAGACTAGAGACGCTCGATCGTTCTAACATAGCTAATCGCAAGGTCTCGGCAGCATACAAAGAAGGAAGCCCGGTTGATCGAACAAGGATGTCGGTGACGAATGGTTTGAGAATTAAACTGAAGGAAATGATGAATGATTTCCAGTCATTGAGAGAGCGGATTGTGAAAGACCACAAGGAAGGTCTTAAAAGGAGGTACTATGCTGTGACTGGAGAGGAACCAAGCGAGGAAGATATTCAGAAGATGATTTTGGGAGGTGGGCAGGTGAAAGTCTTTGAAGGGAAGGCAGATTTGGCAATGGAGAATAAGGAACGGGACGAGGCTTTGAAGGATATACAGAGGAGCTTGACAGAGCTCCATCAAGTCTTTCTGGACATGGCAGTTTTAGTGGAAACACAAGGCGAGAAGATCAACGACATCGAAGAGAATGTGGTTCGCGGTGGCGTCGACATTAGGGGCGGAACCAAAGGGTTGTTTGAAGCTGAGCAGTTGAAGAAGAGTAGAAGGAAATGGCTTTATTGGATGGTTGGTTTGGTGCTGGCTCTGTTTTTGGTATGCCTCcttttcatcataatattttga